TTGTGACTGATCGGAGGAAGCAAAGGGTACACAATCATTCTTAAATCAATGATAACAGATGGAAGCTTCATGCCCAAAATCATGACAAACATGACACTGAATAGAATTGCAGCCATATGAAATATTGTCCTATATTTCATATGGACACTTCTAATTGAAGGAGTGTCCcggtgtctgacaccgacacttgtgattacattgaattgtgtcatttttttcaaaattttatcggtGTCAACGTGtctgtgtcagtgtcgtgtctggTGTCTGTTCTTCATAAATAGGACACAATGTTATCAGTACAGATGAATATACTATTTCAATTTTACTTTGTTACTACTTTTCTATCCTTCGACTATAATTTTGATAGGTTAAGTATTGGTGAAGAAGTGCCCCCACTTGTGTTCTAGGTTATGTGCTATTTTTCGTTGTCAGTCtcaacaacatataaataactcaattatctaTAATTGTTAGCATCTAAACCACGATTATCTTATCCACTCTACAAAGGTGAAAGTGATTGCACAAAAACTAACCTTGAATGCACCTAATTTTCCATCTTTAGTGCGTGTTCCCTCCGGGAAGAAAAAGACAGAGGCTCCTTTCTTGATGAGATCAATGCATCGTTTAAGACAGTCCTATACATGAAGAAGCATTTAACCAATAAGTTCATAAAATTAGGTACACAAAAAACAATGGTTGAAGAATGCTACTACCATACATACCATCTGGCTTCGGCTGTCCATGCGCTTCAAAGGAATTACACCCAAAAGAAACATTGCCCAACCAATTATCGGAAAAAGGAATATCCCAGTCTTACTTATAAATTTAAAGCTTCTTCCGAGAGTAAGAAGAGTATATATATCTAGAAAACTCTGATGATTGGAAACATAGACAGCGGGAGTATCTGGAGATGGTAGATTCTCCAAGCCTTCGTATTCAATTTTGAAAAACGGAGTGACAGTGAGTGAAGCCCATAGTTTGGCTACGAAATAATGAAACTTTCTACGGTAACGATCAAAGAGGAGTACAAATGGATGTCCAAGCAGCATgaagataaaaagaaatatagcAGAAAAGGAAGTAACAGTATAAAAACAAATTCCCCTAAGTTTTGCTTCCAATTTGGGTTCAGATACTCCGTCCCCGTCTCGAGATGCAGCAGTAATCTCATATCTTACAATGACATCCCTGCGGAGTTGTTTCAATTTGTTGTAACAGAAACGGGTTGTTCCAGTTTCACACAAGTCGTTGAATTTGGGAGTAAAGGACAGCCTCAACACATTTCTTTGCTTATTTTGGATTTGAGAAACTATACATACAATACAAGaagacaaaatcaaatcaaaacaaaaagataaatttcACAGAAGCACGACACTCCTCAGATTAAGCGTGTACGAGTGTGAGATGTCATGTAATATGACACATATGATTACACTGAATAAtgtgattttatcaaattaatagCGGTGTAGgtgtgtcagtgtccgtgtctgTATCCATGCTTCAAAGATTGAAAGAATCACTTACCGAAAAAAGGACGAGGTGTTCCACGTAATCCATTTATGGGTTGTTGGCGAGAGTAAGAGAGATAGAGACAACGATGATGGATTGGAGAAGCAACTTCCATGGAAAATGAAACAACAATTGCAGAATAAAAGAAGATTAGTTGGATTGTATCTATGGTGAATCTTAATTGCCTCTTCTTCTATGGAATCGTTGTTTCCATGTTTTTACATTTAAAGAAAGGATAAAACTGGATTGCGGGAAAATCAGAGGAAGAATGATGAATAAAGCACATCTGAACCGTCAATATTGATCTAAGGGTTGTAATTTCACCCACGCATCTGAACTGTCCATATTGATCTAAGCACAGATAAGACGATGATTTTCATATTTTGAGATATGACGTGTAATTTGGTGAATAATACTTAGACTACTAAACTTCACTTTTCGTCttctaagttttaaaatgttacaattttggttctctattaaaaaaatggcaaaagtgatcCCCTATGTTTAGGAAAATATGCTCATTTGACCTcttaacataagggaaatatgctttttgaccccttatctttacaaaaagttgcaattATGGCCCATTTTTTTGAacacgtggcgtcttctcagcaattttagGATcaagggggccaaaattgccattttttttaataggaggccaaaatcacaacatttTGAAATATAGGGGacgaaaagtgcactttagcctcaTAGTTAATATGAATTGTGAGATTCGTAACcattttttaaactaattttccAAAGTATAAAATCAaccgttaaaaaaataaaataaaacaatgttccaagatatatgtaacatttttatttgtaaaaaaaaaaatgtaacatttttatatataaaaaaattaaacatcaaGCATATGTTTAGCCAAAATTTATTAGGTTATAGTTCatatttaaatgtttattttgtataagtctattttaaacatttttttattgttggagGAGATGTTGTGCAGTATGAGGTTGATGTTGGATGATTGAATCTTTTTAAGGGGGGGTTTTGTCAAGAAAGTATGGAACGAATGAAGTCTAGTCAGTTAGTTCTACATACACGATTCTATTAATTGTTTTCGCCATGGAGAGAGCACGACATAAGGAGGAGGTCTAATCATTTGTTATAGCTGTTTTAAGGgggaaaattacttttttaaaaaaataattacttttgaGAGTATTGCATctgtttgttacaatttttttattttttttaaacaaaaaattagaatctaaaaacaacaacttcaaaGGGGAAGCTATTAAGGGtatattctaaaaaaagaatttgtttagaaacaaagaaagaaaataatggtcaaaagattgaactaattttataacaaaaactcTTATATCGTTGTattcaaacaaactaaattattatttttcttaaatagtgATTTTTATCGCGGTTaacaaacgcaaaatagattctcatttttcttcttttgaaatctttaaaaaataatctatatattattcaaagtcaaaatcacttttattttaatcttgtAATAA
Above is a genomic segment from Medicago truncatula cultivar Jemalong A17 chromosome 5, MtrunA17r5.0-ANR, whole genome shotgun sequence containing:
- the LOC11416103 gene encoding 1-acyl-sn-glycerol-3-phosphate acyltransferase LPAT1, chloroplastic encodes the protein MEVASPIHHRCLYLSYSRQQPINGLRGTPRPFFVSQIQNKQRNVLRLSFTPKFNDLCETGTTRFCYNKLKQLRRDVIVRYEITAASRDGDGVSEPKLEAKLRGICFYTVTSFSAIFLFIFMLLGHPFVLLFDRYRRKFHYFVAKLWASLTVTPFFKIEYEGLENLPSPDTPAVYVSNHQSFLDIYTLLTLGRSFKFISKTGIFLFPIIGWAMFLLGVIPLKRMDSRSQMDCLKRCIDLIKKGASVFFFPEGTRTKDGKLGAFKKGAFSIAAKTKVPIVPITLIGTGPIMPAGREGILNLGSVKVVIHKPIDGNDADMLCKEARNKIASVLTHD